The Micromonospora sp. WMMD1102 genomic interval GCCGGTCGGATCGCGAGCTTCTTCACCGACGTCTTCCCCCACCGGCTGCCGTCCTCGGCCTGCCCCTTCGCCCGCCGCTTCCGCCGGTGCCCCGCCCCCGGCGCTGGGACACGTCGCCGGTTCAGGTCGTCGCGGACAGCGGCGAGGGACTTACCGGCGAGCAGTTCGTCAACGATCCACCGCACGACATCGGCCTCAGCGTGTTTCTCCTCGTCCCGGAACCCGATCACCTTCCCGGCCGTCTTGCCCCGGCGGTCGTACTCGTAGATCCGGGACCAGCCGTACAGGACGGCGCCGTTGGCGCGGCCTTCCTCGGCCCGCTCCTTCGCCGCGTCGTAGACCCGTTCAGCTTTGACTTCACTCTCGCCGGTGTCGGTCTCGCCGAGCATCCCGGCGATCATCCGCCCGCTGGCGGTCCGTAGGTCGAGTTCGGGACCGTTGGTGCACAGGATGATGATCCCGAGCTTGCCGAGGGTGTCGATGCCGTGCGCCCGTTCGACTCGGTTCCGCCACAACCGGGACGTGTGGACGCAGACGATGCGGCGCTGCACACCGGTCGGGTTGGGTGCGGCGACCGCAGCCATCAACCGGTCGAAGTCTGGTCGCGGCGCCCCTCTCAGGGCGGCGATGTCGTTGTCGCTGAACTCGCCCGCGATGTGCCCACCCCGCCGGGCGGACAGGTCCCGGCCGTCCCGTAGTTGTCGGGTGACGCCCTTCTCGGTCGCCAACTCGTCGTCGGAGATGCGGGCGTACAGGTAGTCCTCGTACAGCGCCATGCCCGTCATCTTATTGCCCAGAGAGGTCCCCCGCTATTCCCCGGCGGGGTCGGCAACACCGACCGCGACCCGGTGCGGTTCGGCTCGCTGATCGACGACGTGGAGCACAAGATCTTCGACCGGCTGCCGGACGAGACCTGGTTCTATCCGGGACACGGCCGGGACAGCACGCTCGGCACCGAACGGCCGTCGCTACCGGAGTGGCGCGCCCGGGGCTGGTGAACCCCCGGCGGGTACCGGGGATGGCGGCCGTTGGCGAGCTTGGCTAATGAGTGTAGCTTTTAAGCTATGACTGATACCCGGTATCTCCGCCGCCCGGAGGGGCGCATCGCGTACGAGCTGTGGGACGGCGACGGGCCGCTGGTGATCTGCTCCCCGGGGATGGGCGAACTGCGCCAGTCGTACCGGCTGCTGGCCCCGAAACTGGTCGCGGCCGGCTACCGGGTGGCGGTGCTGGACATCCGGGGACACGGCGACAGCGACACCAGCTTCTCCGGGTACGACGACGTGGCGCTCGCCAGCGACATACTCGGGCTCGCCGACGAACTCGGCGGGCCGGCGTACCTGGTCGGCAACTCGATGGGAGCCGGCGCCGCCGTGATCGCCGCCGCCGACGCCCCGGCCAAGGTACGCGGCCTCGTCCTGCTCGGCCCGTTCGTCCGGCAGCCCGCCGGCGCGGCAGTACTGAACCTGCTCTTCCGGATCATGCTCGTCCGGCCCTGGGGCCCGGCGGCCTTCCTCGGGTACTACCCGAAGTGGGTGCCCGGCACCAAGCCCGAGGGGTACGCCGAACACCTCGCCCGGGTCCGCGACAACCTGCGCCGGCCCGGACACTGGCGGGCCTTCGTCCGGACCACCCGCACCTCGCACGAGCCGGCCCGGCAGCGGCTGCCCGAGGTGTCCGCCCCGGCCGTCGTGCTGATGGGTGCCGCCGACGTGGACTGGAAGGACCCGGCGGCCGAAGCGCACTGGATCGGCGAGCAACTGGGGGCCGAGGTCGTGATGCTGCCCGGCGTGGGCCACTTCCCGCAGGCCCAGGCCCCCGAGGCGGTGGCCGCCGCCGTGAACCGGCTGGTCGAGCAGGACTCCTGACCCCGGTGTGGACGCCTGCCGGCACCGGTGTGCCCGGTGCCGGCGAGCAGGCATTCCGGCCCGGAATCCGAAAGTGCCCGGGAAAGTCGAAAAAGATGTTGCCCGGTTACCGGAGTCACCCCTACCGTAGTTACCACAGCGATCAACAAACCGACACCGAATCGACAGCGAGCGACAGGGAGCATCCGATGTTGTGGCAGACCTCATCGCGAGCGTGGCGGCGACTGCCGTCCGGCTCGGCGGGTTGTGCCACGCTCGGGCACCCCGTCCTACGCAGCGCCGGCGAATGTGCCGAGCTGGGCGGCTGGCGGACGTAACGCGAATCCATCGCGTCCACGCCGCCCTCCCGGACCCGGGACCGGGCGGCGTTTCTCTTACCGTGCGCGTTCCTTGAGCACGCATGTTTTCCTGCCACGCATTCTCTCTTTGCCACGCATTCTCTTCCGCCATGCACGATCCGCACAGGGGTGTGGCGCAACTGGCAGCGCAGCGGCCTCCAAATCCGAAGGTTGCAGGTTCGAGTCCTGTCACCCCTGCTTCTCCCCGGTCTCGACCGGCGGACACGGCACCAACTTGAGAACTCCACAGTGGATGGCATTACCGATGCCCGGCCGGCGCCGTACCACCGCGCCGGCCGGGCGGATCCGGGGCGAGGGAGACGGCTGACCCGCCTGTTTTGGGTACAGGAGAAACCGAGTTCGATTCTCGGGTCCCGGACGAAACCATCCGCTCCGGTAGCCCAACGGCAGGAGGCAGCGCGCTCAAAACGCGCACAGTGTGCGTTCGAATCGCACCCGGAGCATTTCCCGTGCGGCTGTAGCGCAGCTGGCAGCGCGCCACCTTGCCATGGTGGAGGTCCCGGGTTCGAATCCCGGTAGCCGCTCCGAACACTTTCCAGAGTTCCGTGACGTCGACGCGAGAAGGAGGTTTCCGGTGGACGTCCTGGTCATCAACGCCGACCTCGGCCCGCTCCACCGGGTCAGTCTCCGGCACGCCGTACGGATGCTGGTCCGGCGGGTCGCCGAGGTGCACGAGGCCGTACCGGACCGGCTGATCGGGGTGTACCCGGTGCCGACCGTCGTCCGGCTGGTCAGGTACGTCGTCACCAGGTGGCGGTTCAGCTCGGGGCCGGCCTGGTCCCGGTCGGGCGTGCTCACCCGGGACGGCCGCCGGTGCGGCTACTGCGGGGGCCACGCCAGCACCGTCGACCACATCCTGCCCCGCTCCCGCGGTGGCCGGAACACCTGGACCAACACCGTCGCGTCCTGCGACGGCTGCAATCAGCGCAAGGCCGACCGCACCCCCGCCGAGGCGGGCATGGTGCTGCGGTCGGCGGCGACGGTCCCGAGTTGGGCCGCGCTGACCCGGCGCTGACGGCCGGCCGGCGGATTCTCCCCCGCCGGCCGCCTTTTCCGGATCGTCCAACGGCAGGACACCTGACTCTGGCTCAGGCGACCGAGGTTCGAATCCTCGTCCGGAAGCGCGATGCCCTCGTGGCCCAATTGGCAGAGGCACCAGGTCGAGGGCCTGGTCACGTGCGCGTTCGAGTCGCGCCGAGGGCACTTCGGGGTGGGTGCTGGTGCACAGCGTTGCCTTGCAAGCTTCGCGTGCGCGGTTCGATCCCGCGTCACTCCACGCATGCCCGGGTAGCCCAACGGTAGAGGCCGCCGGCTCAGAACCGGTGTGTTGCAGGTTCGACTCCTGCTCCGGGTACGTCCGTTTCAAGCCCCTGTAGCTCAGTGGACAGAGCGCCTGGCTACGAACCAGGGAGTCGGAAGTTCGAATCCTCCCAGGGGCACGACATCGGGACGTGGCGCAGCTTGGCAGCGCGCCGCACTGGGGGTGCGGAGGCCGTCGGTTCGAATCCGGCCGTCCCGACTTCGACAGGGTCGCCGCAGCCGGCGACGACGACTATCGTCTGCCCGACGAGACCGAGAGGATCATGGTGCCGAACCCCACCGAACTGCACAAGGTCAACGCGCTGGTGCAGGGCTTCAAGCCGCAGGCCAAGCGGGAACTGACCGACGCGCACCGGCGTACTCAGAAGGCGCCGCCGCTGTCCGGGATCTCCCGGACCTACCAGCCGTTCGCCGACGACATCCGGGAGCAGTTGCCGCCGGAGTCGACCCGGGTGCAGTACACCGTCCAGGAGGTTCTCGACGAGGTCGCCACCACCATGGGTCGGCTCTTCGACCTCCAGTTCCTCCAGGACACCGGAAACGCCACCGCCAAGGCCGACGTCGTGGTCGACGGCCGGACGCTGGTCCGGGAGGCACCGGTCACCTATCTGCTCTTCCTGGAGAAGCAGCTCGTCGACCTGCGTACCTTCGTCGACGGGCTGGCCACCCTGGACGCGGCGGAGCGGTGGGAGTTCGACCCCGACCGGGGCTGCTACGCGAGTACGCCGAGCCAGACGCAGAAGATGCGCAAGGTGCACCGCAACCACGTCAAGGCCGAGGCGACCGAGAAGCACCCGGCGCAGGTCGAGGTCTACACCGAGGACGTACCGGTGGGCACCTGGACCACGGTGAAGCTCTCCGGCGCGCTGCCGGCGGAGCGGGTCAAGCTGCTGCGCGGCCGGGTCGACAGGCTGCTGGAGGCGGTGAAGGTGGCCCGCGAGGAGGCGAACAGCAGCACCGTCGAGGACCGCACCGTCGGCGACGAGGTGTTCGGCTACCTCTTCGGGTAGCCTCCCATACACCCCCGTGGAGCGGGGGTGGCGCGACGAGCGTCGAGACTGAGGCTGACCTGTCAGACTCATCGAAGGCGACGGTTCCAGTGGAGGTTCGAGTCCTCCCCTCGGCACTCCGGGCCGAGGTGGCCCAACTGGCAGAGGCAGGCCGGCGCCGAGCAGGCTGAGACTATCGCTCCAGACTCAGCACCCCCACCCATCGCCAGACCTACCGACCACGACAATCTCGACGAGATGCTGGTTCGAGTCCAGTCTGCCGCTCTCCCTGCGGCGGTCGCTTAATGGCAAAGCACGTCGACCGCAGACTGATCGTGGAGCTTAAACGCCGCTGGCGTGCGAACGGGTGGAATTCGAGGGCCCCCGGGGCAGGGCATACCCCGGGGGTCCGCCAACTCTTGACGAGCCCCCGCCTCGTGGCGGGACGTCCAGGCGCCGCTAGCTCAATGGTGAGAGCAACGCACTCTTAATGCGTGGGTTCGGGGTTCGAGTCCCCGGCGGCGTACTCGCGGGGTGGCGCAGTGGTAGCGCGGCGGCCTCATAAGCCGCAGGTCCCGGGTTCGACTCCCGGTCCCGCTCCCGTTCCGGTAGCTCAGTCGGAAGAGCATCGCGTCGACATCGCGAAGGCCGCTGGTTCGAGTCCAGCTCGGAACACGTACGAGTCCAGCTCGGAACACGTACAGGTACCGCCGGTCGCCCGAGCGGGTGCGCCGACGTCGGAGAGTCGGGCCTGTCTGTAAAACAGGTGCCTCGCGCGCAGGAGGTTCGAATCCTCCCACCCGCACGCCCGGCCTCGTCTCGTCCCCGGTGGGGCGCCCCGCCTGCAAAGCGGGTGATGCGGGTTCGACTCCCGGCGAGGTCTCGATGCCATCCACTGTGGATGCCATGGGCGCGGGCGTTGGCTGCTCGGCCGCCACTCATTCTGGCGGTGTGCCCGGTTCGACACCGGGGGCCCATGACTCGCCGGCCGGCGATGGTTGTGGTGACGGGGGAACGCCGGCCGGCCCCGACCGCCCGGCCACGGCTCGGCTCCGGGAACCGGTCAGGGTCGCGGAGTGCGACCCGCCCGCCAGGCCCGTACGCCGAGGACGCCGACGGTGGTGCCGATCGCCAGGGACGCCGCGATCAACAGCGCGTGCACCCAGAGGAAACCCGTCGGGCTGCCCTGCCCGATCTCCCCGGTCGACCACGCCCGGGCATCGTTCCAGATCGCGACGGCGAACCGGGGCCAGATCACCCAGGTCCAATCGCCGACCAGGACCAGGAAGCCGGCCCAAGGCCGCGACAACAGCATGGCAGCCCAGTATGCCAGCCGCGACCCGTGCCCCCGGGTGGCGCCGGCCGGCGGCCCCACCCGGCCGGCACCACCCGATCCCCCCGGTCCCCCCGCAAGCCGCCCGGCCGGCTCCGGCGCCCCCCGGTCTGCTCCCCACCCAGCCAGCTCGCCGCCCCCTGCCCCGCGGTCTGCTCCCGGCCCAGCCGGCTCGCCGCCCCCAGCCAGCTCGCCGCCCCCAGCCAGCTCGCCGCCCCCAGCCAGCCCGGCCCGGTCAGCCCTGCACCGTCGAGCCGAGTCGGCGGCGTACCCCCAGCAGGACGACCCCGCCGAGAACTATCCCGACGCCCACCGTGCCGAGCAGCGCGAACGACTCCCCCGGCAACAGTCCGCCGAGCGAGCGGGCCAGGATGGCCAGCACCATGTAGAGGCCGGCCCAGAGCACCGCACCGATCGCCGCGAAACCCAGGAACCGCCGGTACGACATCCGCAGCCCACCCGCGGCCAGCGGCAGTACCGCGTTCAGTACCGGCAGGAACGGCGCCACCATCACCATCCGGCCCCCGCCGCTGCCGAGAATACGCTCGGCGGCCACCCAGCGTGCCTCCCCGATCCACCCCCCGGTACGGCTGCGCCGCAACCGGGCACCGAACCGCCGGCCGGCGAAGAAGGTGAGCGACCAGCCGCCGAGACAGCCGGCGATCACCGCCAGGAACGCCCCCAGACTGGCCGGCCTGCCCACCCCCACCGCGGCCAGTACCGCCACGTCACCGGGTACGAGTACGCCGAGCAGCGGTATCGCGTCCAGCAACATGACCCCGCCGAGCACCGTCAGGAAGATCCACGACGGCAGTTCCCCCACCTGAACCAGCCAGTCCGCCACGTCAGGAACGTTACGGAGGTGGCGGCATCCGGACATCCGGGGCGAGCCCTGGTTGGCGGCACGGGCGACCCTGAGCCGATCTAGGGGTGACTCCGCGCCGTCCGGCGTAGGCCGACGGACGTCCCCGCTCGCCGGAGGTCGACCCGACCCACCGGAGGCCGACCCGACCGGCCGGAGGTTGGTACGACTCCCGACTTCCGCCCGCACCGGCTATCCCGGGAGGCTACTGTCGGTGGCGTACAGGGCGGGCCACGCACCAGGCGCGCCGCTAAGGAGACACCAATGGCAACCGGAACCGTCAAGTGGTTCAACTCGGAAAAGGGCTTCGGCTTCATCGAGCAGGACGGCGGAGGACCGGACGTGTTCGTCCACTACTCCGCGATCGCATCGTCCGGCTACCGGGAGCTGAACGAGGGACAGAAGGTCGAGTTCGACGTCACGCAGGGCGAGAAGGGTCCACAGGCGGCTAACGTCCAGCCGCGCTGACCAGCTCGGGCCGCGCCGGGTGGGCCGGTACGGCCGGCTCCTCCGGCAGGTCACGGCGCTTGCGCAGGGGGCCGAACAGCAGGATCAGTCCGGTCAGTGCCAGCCCGCCGGTGAGTACCCACATGGCCGGGCGGAGGCCGAGTGCCGTACCGAGGGCGCCGGTGAGCACCGCGCCGAGCGGCATCGTGCCGAGGTTGACCACCTGGATGGTCACGCTGACCCGGCCGAGCAGCCGGTGCGGCACGTACGCCTGCCGGAAGCCGGCCTTGATCACGTTTCCGGCCACCACTCCGGCACCGATCACCACCCCGGCCAGCACCACCAGCCCG includes:
- a CDS encoding cold-shock protein, with protein sequence MATGTVKWFNSEKGFGFIEQDGGGPDVFVHYSAIASSGYRELNEGQKVEFDVTQGEKGPQAANVQPR
- a CDS encoding recombinase family protein, translated to MTGMALYEDYLYARISDDELATEKGVTRQLRDGRDLSARRGGHIAGEFSDNDIAALRGAPRPDFDRLMAAVAAPNPTGVQRRIVCVHTSRLWRNRVERAHGIDTLGKLGIIILCTNGPELDLRTASGRMIAGMLGETDTGESEVKAERVYDAAKERAEEGRANGAVLYGWSRIYEYDRRGKTAGKVIGFRDEEKHAEADVVRWIVDELLAGKSLAAVRDDLNRRRVPAPGAGHRRKRRAKGQAEDGSRWGKTSVKKLAIRPANIGLRIYHRGRPDEALIPAAWPKIVDPDKHDRVVALLTDPSRTIERPGSRQHLLTWGVGECGVCGAHLRVAMRGNSRHGRRQQLYVCEAKGCVGRNLAAVDRYVEHQMVALMRRPDVADLLSGSSAKAAEALTRVTTLRARLTQAANDYADGHIESAQLRIITGRLKPQLQEAEAEAKAHRPSPHLELVMATVGDLAEQRWKSLDLNQRRAVMQAFGVRVVVRPMQRRGPGFDPASVRFLPRSADVAVTAPVTD
- a CDS encoding VTT domain-containing protein, giving the protein MADWLVQVGELPSWIFLTVLGGVMLLDAIPLLGVLVPGDVAVLAAVGVGRPASLGAFLAVIAGCLGGWSLTFFAGRRFGARLRRSRTGGWIGEARWVAAERILGSGGGRMVMVAPFLPVLNAVLPLAAGGLRMSYRRFLGFAAIGAVLWAGLYMVLAILARSLGGLLPGESFALLGTVGVGIVLGGVVLLGVRRRLGSTVQG
- a CDS encoding alpha/beta hydrolase: MTDTRYLRRPEGRIAYELWDGDGPLVICSPGMGELRQSYRLLAPKLVAAGYRVAVLDIRGHGDSDTSFSGYDDVALASDILGLADELGGPAYLVGNSMGAGAAVIAAADAPAKVRGLVLLGPFVRQPAGAAVLNLLFRIMLVRPWGPAAFLGYYPKWVPGTKPEGYAEHLARVRDNLRRPGHWRAFVRTTRTSHEPARQRLPEVSAPAVVLMGAADVDWKDPAAEAHWIGEQLGAEVVMLPGVGHFPQAQAPEAVAAAVNRLVEQDS
- a CDS encoding HNH endonuclease gives rise to the protein MDVLVINADLGPLHRVSLRHAVRMLVRRVAEVHEAVPDRLIGVYPVPTVVRLVRYVVTRWRFSSGPAWSRSGVLTRDGRRCGYCGGHASTVDHILPRSRGGRNTWTNTVASCDGCNQRKADRTPAEAGMVLRSAATVPSWAALTRR